In one window of Tellurirhabdus rosea DNA:
- a CDS encoding methyltransferase RsmF C-terminal domain-like protein, producing the protein MLPESFRTRMQAQLADEFPAFEAALQQPAPVSIRLNPQKPALNTEGLQPVPWCEGGFYLPERPVFTLDPLFQAGAYYVQEASSMLIAEAVKQHAKLTRSLRALDLCGAPGGKSTLLASLLSNDSLLVTNEVIRSRVPVLRENIEKWGYPNFLISNHDPEDFAPLEGFFDLVLVDAPCSGEGLFRRDPGAMNEWSEAAVQLCAGRQQRILTAAVPLVMEGGLLLYSTCTYNDEENLNNADWLAAQGFEALSLTLPAEWGIVEKRSNKAVGYQCYPHRVAGEGFFLSIFRRKTGPVFHAPTPRQFKSIKALPNRQVTAAQAFLQNPAQFELFAKPNGDVMAIPKKLTEPLRHLDVALRNKGFGLEMGLFKGTDFVPAHALALSTAVTKDVAGVDLNREEALRYFKKENLVLQESVKGWLVARYEGLNLGWMKGVGTRVNNYLPKDWRIRMEIE; encoded by the coding sequence ATGCTGCCCGAATCCTTCCGCACCCGCATGCAGGCCCAGTTGGCCGACGAGTTTCCCGCTTTTGAAGCCGCCCTTCAGCAACCGGCTCCGGTCAGCATTCGACTCAATCCGCAAAAGCCCGCCCTGAATACGGAAGGTCTACAGCCCGTTCCCTGGTGCGAAGGCGGCTTCTACCTGCCCGAACGCCCCGTCTTCACGCTCGATCCGCTATTTCAGGCGGGGGCGTACTATGTGCAGGAGGCATCTTCCATGCTCATTGCGGAGGCTGTGAAGCAGCACGCCAAACTCACCCGGTCGCTGCGGGCGCTGGATCTGTGCGGGGCTCCCGGCGGAAAAAGTACCTTGCTGGCTTCGCTGCTGTCCAACGACAGTCTGCTGGTAACCAACGAAGTGATTCGCAGCCGGGTGCCGGTCCTGCGGGAAAATATCGAGAAATGGGGCTACCCGAACTTCCTCATCAGCAACCACGACCCGGAAGACTTTGCCCCGCTGGAAGGTTTCTTTGATCTGGTGCTGGTGGACGCGCCCTGCTCCGGCGAAGGGCTGTTCCGCCGGGACCCGGGCGCCATGAACGAATGGTCGGAGGCCGCCGTCCAGCTTTGCGCCGGTCGCCAGCAGCGCATCCTGACCGCCGCCGTCCCGCTGGTGATGGAAGGCGGGCTTCTGCTCTACAGCACCTGCACCTACAACGACGAAGAAAACCTCAACAACGCCGACTGGCTGGCCGCGCAGGGCTTCGAAGCCCTGTCTCTGACGCTTCCCGCCGAATGGGGCATCGTCGAAAAACGGTCCAACAAGGCGGTGGGCTACCAGTGCTATCCGCACCGCGTCGCCGGGGAGGGATTCTTTTTAAGCATTTTTCGCCGGAAAACGGGCCCCGTGTTTCATGCGCCCACGCCCCGGCAGTTCAAGTCGATCAAGGCCCTGCCGAACAGACAGGTCACGGCGGCGCAAGCCTTTCTGCAAAACCCCGCCCAGTTTGAGCTGTTCGCCAAGCCGAACGGAGATGTGATGGCGATTCCCAAAAAACTGACCGAGCCGCTGCGGCATCTGGATGTGGCGCTGCGCAACAAAGGTTTCGGGCTGGAAATGGGCCTCTTCAAAGGAACGGATTTCGTCCCGGCGCACGCCCTGGCCCTGAGTACGGCCGTTACGAAAGACGTGGCCGGCGTGGACCTGAACCGGGAGGAGGCGTTGCGGTATTTTAAAAAAGAAAACTTAGTATTGCAGGAGTCGGTCAAAGGCTGGCTGGTCGCCCGGTATGAGGGGTTAAATCTGGGCTGGATGAAGGGTGTGGGCACCCGGGTGAACAACTACCTGCCCAAAGACTGGCGGATTCGCATGGAGATTGAGTAA
- a CDS encoding alpha/beta hydrolase: MIRFLQNLGLLLAAFVIAYFLGPRAPKAALSDVSATVSANLLQLEKEIADAERKAGVRPDNEARIFWADSLRRHKTPYSFVYLHGFSASWAEGDPVHRQLARHFGANLYVARLAGHGLQSPDALKNLTPAEYVASAEQALAVGKALGDKVVLIGTSAGGMLSLFLAARHPEISGLVLYSPCIEVANPALKLVTGPWGRQILRQVNGSDYLSTTRYKPDRARYWYAQYHANGLVTLQTLLDAYMTDETFEKINQPVFLGYYYKDDEHQDKVVSVAAMLEMYEGLGTKSANKRKAAFPEAGEHVIASHFTSGDLNGVYRESERFLSEVLQLQPVQQPLASLALQKKK; the protein is encoded by the coding sequence ATGATACGCTTCCTGCAGAACCTCGGCCTCCTGCTGGCCGCCTTCGTCATCGCTTATTTTCTCGGTCCCCGCGCTCCCAAAGCCGCCCTGTCGGACGTTTCTGCAACGGTTAGCGCCAATCTGCTTCAACTGGAAAAAGAGATAGCAGATGCGGAGCGGAAAGCGGGCGTCCGGCCCGATAACGAAGCCCGTATTTTCTGGGCCGACAGCCTCCGGCGGCACAAAACGCCGTACAGCTTTGTCTATCTACACGGTTTTTCGGCGAGCTGGGCGGAAGGCGACCCCGTACACCGGCAACTGGCCCGGCACTTCGGGGCCAACCTGTACGTGGCCCGACTGGCGGGGCACGGCCTGCAATCGCCGGATGCTCTCAAAAACCTGACCCCGGCCGAGTACGTGGCCTCCGCCGAGCAGGCCCTGGCCGTCGGCAAAGCACTGGGCGACAAGGTAGTTCTGATTGGAACGTCGGCGGGCGGCATGCTTTCCTTGTTTCTGGCCGCCCGGCATCCCGAAATCAGTGGGCTGGTGCTGTATTCGCCCTGTATTGAGGTCGCCAATCCGGCCCTGAAGCTGGTGACCGGCCCCTGGGGCAGGCAGATTCTGCGTCAGGTGAACGGCTCCGACTACCTGAGCACTACCCGCTACAAACCCGACCGGGCGCGCTACTGGTACGCCCAATACCACGCCAACGGCCTCGTGACGCTGCAGACCCTGCTGGACGCGTACATGACCGACGAAACCTTCGAAAAGATAAACCAGCCGGTCTTTCTGGGCTATTATTACAAAGACGACGAACACCAGGACAAGGTCGTATCGGTCGCCGCCATGCTGGAGATGTATGAGGGGCTGGGCACGAAAAGCGCGAACAAACGCAAAGCGGCCTTTCCGGAAGCGGGCGAACACGTCATTGCTTCCCACTTTACGTCGGGCGACCTCAACGGCGTTTACCGGGAGTCCGAACGCTTCCTGAGCGAAGTGCTCCAGCTGCAACCCGTACAACAACCACTGGCCTCGTTGGCATTACAGAAAAAAAAGTAA
- a CDS encoding enoyl-ACP reductase FabI: protein MAYGLLKGKRGIITGALDDKSIAWKVAQKAKEEGAIFTLSNAPIAMRMGAIKQLADECEAEIIPADATSVDDIQKLYTQSMDVLGGKIDFVLHSIGMSPNIRKNKPYSELNYEWYQKSIDVSALSFHKMMHVAYEMDALNEWGSFVALTYIAAQRTFPFYTDMADAKAVLESIARSFGYHYGMKKKVRVNTVSQSPTMTTAGSGVGGFDQFFSYSDAMSPLGNATADECADYVITLFSDLTRKVTMQNLFHDGGFSSTGMSEAVIDMIKGQQQK from the coding sequence ATGGCCTACGGACTACTGAAAGGAAAGCGCGGAATCATCACCGGCGCGCTGGATGACAAATCAATTGCGTGGAAAGTCGCGCAGAAAGCGAAAGAAGAAGGAGCGATTTTCACGCTCTCCAACGCCCCGATTGCCATGCGCATGGGTGCCATCAAACAACTCGCTGACGAGTGCGAAGCGGAAATCATCCCGGCGGACGCGACCAGTGTAGACGATATTCAGAAGCTGTACACGCAATCCATGGACGTGCTGGGCGGAAAAATTGACTTCGTGCTGCACTCCATCGGCATGTCGCCCAACATCCGGAAAAACAAGCCGTACAGCGAACTGAACTACGAATGGTATCAGAAAAGCATCGACGTGTCGGCCCTGTCGTTCCACAAAATGATGCATGTGGCTTACGAGATGGACGCCCTTAACGAATGGGGTTCGTTTGTGGCCCTGACCTACATTGCGGCGCAGCGGACGTTCCCGTTCTACACGGATATGGCCGATGCCAAAGCGGTGCTGGAGTCCATCGCCCGCAGCTTCGGCTACCACTACGGCATGAAAAAGAAAGTACGGGTGAATACCGTGTCCCAGTCGCCGACCATGACCACGGCGGGTTCGGGCGTGGGCGGCTTCGACCAGTTCTTCAGCTACTCGGACGCCATGTCGCCGCTGGGGAACGCAACGGCCGACGAATGCGCCGATTACGTCATCACCCTGTTCTCGGACCTGACCCGGAAAGTGACGATGCAGAACCTCTTCCACGACGGCGGTTTCTCGTCGACGGGTATGTCCGAGGCTGTTATCGACATGATCAAAGGCCAGCAGCAGAAGTAG